The Anomaloglossus baeobatrachus isolate aAnoBae1 unplaced genomic scaffold, aAnoBae1.hap1 Scaffold_699, whole genome shotgun sequence genomic interval CAGgatctgtatatatagaattacagcagcgccctctggaggacggacgtcacagtgcaggatctgtgtatatagaattacagcagcgtcctctggaggacggacgtcacagtgcaggatctgtatatatagaattacagcagcgccctctggaggacggacgtcacagtgcaggatctgtatatatagaattacagcagcgccctctggaggacggacgtcacagtgcaggatctgtatatatagaattacagcagcgccctctggaggacggacgtcacagtgcaggatctgtatatatatagaattacagcagcgccctcaggaggacggacgtcacagtgcaggatctgtatatatatagaattacagcagcgccctcaggaggacggacgtcacagtgcagggtctgtatatatagaattacagcagcgccctctggaggacggacgtcacagcgcaggatctgtatatatagaattacagcagcgtcctctggaggacggacgtcacagtgcaggatctgtatatatagaattacagcagcgtcctctggaggacggacgtcacagcgcaggatctgtatatatagaattacagcagcgtcctctggaggacggacgtcacagtgcagggtctgtatatatatagaattacagcagcgccctctggaggacggacgtcacagtgcaggatctgtatatatatatagaattacagcagcgtcctctggaggacggacgtcacagtgcaggatctgtatatatagaattacagcagcgccctctggaggacggaggtcacagtgcaggatctgtatatatatagaataacagcagcgtcctctggaggacggacgtcacagtgcagggtctgtatatatagaattacagcagcgtcctctggaggacggacgtcacagtgcagggtctgtatatatatagaattacagcagcgccctctggaggacggacgtcacagtgcaggatctgtatatatatatagaattacagcagcgtcctctggaggacggacgtcacagtgcagggtctgtatatatagaattacagcagcgtcctctggaggacggacgtcacagtgcaggatctgtgtatatagaattacagcagcgtcCTCTGGAGGACGGATGTAACCAGATATGAACCCCGCACACGATAGCCTACAGATATAACCCCGGTGGTACTCACCAGGGCCTGCAGGATCCCGTCCATGGCGATGGTCCCCTCGATGGTCAGGTAGGAAGCCTTGGATAATGTAGCCAGGGACCAGTCTAAGAAGTCGGCCATCCTCTTCTGCTTCACATCTGGACGGGTGATAAACCTGCGGCACAGAACGACAGATGAGAACGCACCGCGCCAATAACGAAAGCGAAACCAGACGACGGGCTCTGGGCAGGAGGCGGCCATGTGGATGTGTGGGGGCCCCTTGCTGCCCCCTAGAGCCCGATCTGAGGATTGCAGAGGATTAGATGAGCAGGGGACAGACACCTGTACAGCAGCTATCTAGGAGCGCCTCCTTCCCCAGTAAATGTGGCGGATTCTGATCATTTCATTTTTGGGATTGTGAGGTTTTAACATCAGACTTACGTAGAGACGAGCACAGCCGCGGCGTCCCGAGACTTGTCACTGACCAGCAGGTAGGACTGCAAGAGAGGAAGAGGCCATGTGTGAGCACAGAGGACGAGACGGAGATAGCGAGCGGACGAGACGGGAGAAAGTCGAGCGGACGAGACGGGAGATAGCCGAGCGGACGAGACGGGAGAAAGCCGAGCGCAAGAGACGGGAGAAAGCGAGCGCAAGAGACGGGAGATAGCGAGCGCAAGAGACGCGCAAGAGACGGGAGATAGCGAGCGCAAGAGACGGGAGAAAGCGAGCGCAAGAGACGGGAGAAAGCGAGCGCAAGAGACGGGAGAAAGCGAGCGCAAGAGACGGGAGAAAGCGAGCGCAAGAGACGGGAGAAAGCGAGCGCAAGAGACGGGAGAAAGCGAGCGCAAGAGACGGGAGAAAGCGAGCGCAAGAGACGGGAGATAGCGAGCGCAAGAGACGGGAGAAAGCGAGCGCAAGAGACGGGAGAAAGCGAGCGCAAGAGACGGGAGAAAGCGAGCGCAAGAGACGGGAGAAAGCGAGCGCAAGAGACGGGAGAAAGCGAGCGCAAGAGACGGGAGAAAGCGAGCGCAAGAGAATATGAGAGAGAGGAGGGcaacgcgcgcgagagagagagaggagggcaacgcgcgcgagagagagagaggagggcagcccgcgcgcgagagagagagaggagggcagCCCGCGCGCCCGAGAGAGGAGGGCAGCCCGCGCGCCCGAGAGAGGAGGGCAGCCCGCGCGCCCGAGAGAGGAGGGCAGCCCGCGCGCCCGAGAGAGGAGGGCAGCCCACGCGCCCGAGAGAGGAGGGCAGCCCGCGCGCCCGAGAGAGGAgggcagcgagagagagagaggggagggcagcgagagagagagaggggagggcagcgagagagagagaggggagggcagcgagagagagagaggggagggcagcgagagagagagaggggagggcagcgagagagagagaggggagggcagcgagagagagagaggggagggcagcgagagagagagaggggagggcagcgagagagagagtggggagggcagcgagagagagagtggggggggcagcgcgagagagagaggggagggcagcgagagagagagtggggagggcagcgcgagagagagaggagagggcagcgcgagagagagaggggagggcagcgcgagagagagaggggagggcagcgcgagagagagaggggagggcagcgcgagagagagaggggagggcagcgcgagagagagaggggagggcagcgcgagagagaggggagggcagcgcgagagagagaaaagggcagcgcgagagagagaaaagggcagcgcgagagagagaaaagggcagcgcgagagagagaaaagggcagcgcgagagagagaaaagggcagcgcgagagagagaaaagggcagcgcgagagagagaaaagggcagcgcgagagagagaaaagggcagcgcgagagagagaaaagggcagcgcgagagagagagagagagaagagagaaggtggaaacacgagagagagagagagagggggcagcgAGGAAGAGAGAataagaaaaagacagacaaggtgaGGATCGCTGAGCGCAGACCTTGGCGACCTCCAGGATGTGATCCATGGTGGAGCGACGTATCCGCCCTCCCTCTGCAGAGAGGTTTCCATCCAGACGAGAGAGATCAAAGGGTATGAGACACGTCATCGACAGCCAGAGCAGCAGCATGTACCGCGTCTCCCAGGTCTGAGGACGGAAACAAAGGAGTCCTGAGAGATAAACAGGCGCCACTCCACAAATAGGGGTCATTACCCCGTCCCCCGAGCGTCACGGCTCCGCTCTCACCTCATGATCCGCCGGGTTCTGCACAGAGATCATCTCCAGCACCGGGTGAACGTCCACCACCTCATGAGGGAAGAGGCGCAGGAAGATCTTATCTCCACGGACCTGGCAGAACAAACATCGGTTACTACAGCGgctttattggggggggggggggaccacagctgagggtttggagctctgtatcataaaaaaacaaaaattatgcACATGACAAAATACCTTAGAA includes:
- the LOC142286876 gene encoding tubulin-specific chaperone D-like encodes the protein MAADGSEREEDGGQETMSSGNILESFSESTETRDLIVSLRDVCEELVSREVCTQRFIVIMDAYQEQPHLLDPHLQWMLDLLLDVVRDRTSPLVLVHLAFKFLYIISKVRGDKIFLRLFPHEVVDVHPVLEMISVQNPADHETWETRYMLLLWLSMTCLIPFDLSRLDGNLSAEGGRIRRSTMDHILEVAKSYLLVSDKSRDAAAVLVSTFITRPDVKQKRMADFLDWSLATLSKASYLTIEGTIAMDGILQAL